A window of the Acyrthosiphon pisum isolate AL4f unplaced genomic scaffold, pea_aphid_22Mar2018_4r6ur Scaffold_20544;HRSCAF=21353, whole genome shotgun sequence genome harbors these coding sequences:
- the LOC107882603 gene encoding uncharacterized protein LOC107882603 has product MRQVWLTERALADLAAGPPRPVRMHFVEDAARDRGRNNLPTANEVAAVFVGEGGLPPRHINLVIYDTNPIDQQRRTQFIPAGSCHSDPMLYPLFSRTARPVGITVLQEGPQRNNVRSRNTIRDYFVPN; this is encoded by the exons ATGCGTCAGGTGTGGCTGACAGAAAGAGCCCTAGCCGATCTCGCAGCTGGGCCACCAAGACCAGTGAGAATGCATTTCGTTGAAGACGCGGCCCGGGATAGGGGACGGAACAACCTGCCTACCGCAAATGAAGTTGCGGCCGTGTTCGTAGGTGAAGGTGGTCTTCCTCCCAGACACATCAATCTGGTCATCTACGACACCAATCCAATCGACCAGCAACGGAGGACGCAATTCATACCAGCGg GGTCGTGTCACTCGGATCCCATGTTGTATCCGCTGTTTTCCCGTACGGCGAGGCCGGTTGGCATAACGGTGTTGCAAGAGGGCCCTCAAAGAAATAATGTTCGCAGTCGAAACACTATAAGAGATTATTTTGTACCCAACTAA